CTTCGTGGATCGCCGCGTGGTTTGTGGCTGGCCATGTCTGGCTACATGGCGTGCATGGGTTTGCGTTGTTGCAGCATTTGCGGGCGGGTTAGGCTATCGATGACGCGCACGCCCCGTCGCAATCGTCACGCCCCGCCAAACGCGTCAAGCGCCCGCTTCAACCGCAGCACACCTTCTTCGATATCGCTCACGCCCGGTGCCGCAAACGACAATCGCAGCGACGCCAGGTCAACGTTGTCCTTATAAAACGCGACGCCGGGCACAAACATCACGTTCTGTTCGATACACGCCTTCAGATAAACGGACGCATCGAATCCGCCGCCGAGCCGCCCCCATACGAACATCCCGCCCGCTGGACGATGAAACGCAATCTCGTCTTTCAGATGCGTCTGGAGACCATCGCACAGCGTCCTGCATTTCAATGCGTAGGCCGCGATGATCTGCGGCAGATGCGCTTCAAGCGCGCCGCTCGCGAGATATTCCGCTGCAATCACCTGAGTCAGGGACGAGGTACACAGATCCACGGTCTGCTTGGCGACCGTACAGCGCCGCAGAATCTCCGCATGTGCCACAGTCCAGCCCACTCGCAAACCCGGCGCCACGATCTTCGACAAACTCGAAAAGTGCACGAGCCAATCGCGCGAGCCGGGCACCTGGGCACTCAACGCGAGCAGCGAGGGCACCGCCTCACCGGCAAACCGCAGATCCCCGTATGGGTCATCTTCAATGACGAGAAACTGATGCCGCGCCGCCAGCTTCAGCAATGCAATGCGGCGGTCATGGGAAAGCGTCGCGCCGGTCGGATTCGCGAATGTGGGCACCGTGTAAAGCAGCTTCGGCGCGCGCTTGAGCGTGCCCGCTTCGAGTAGCGCGGTCAACGCAACCACGTCGAGGCCGTCCTGATCGACCGGGATCGTAATCACCTCGGCTTGCTGCAACTTGAGCGCCTGCAGCGTCGCCGGATAAGCCGGCTGTTCGACCAGTACGATGTCACCAGCGCCCACCATTACGCGCAGCAGCAGATCGAAGCCTTGCTGCGAGCCCGTGGTCACCAGTAATTCCTGCGGCGTACATGGCGTGCCGCGCCGCGTCATCAGTCTGGCAAGCTCCTCTTTGAGGACCGGCAAGCCGTCGGTTGGGCCATATTGCAAACACAGCGCGCTCTGTTCCGACGCGCGTGCTGTCGCTGCATCAAGACCTGCCCGAT
The sequence above is drawn from the Paraburkholderia phenazinium genome and encodes:
- a CDS encoding PLP-dependent aminotransferase family protein gives rise to the protein MFSFTPPFEAPSGSPIRELFKYLGQPGMISFAGGYPASDLFDRAGLDAATARASEQSALCLQYGPTDGLPVLKEELARLMTRRGTPCTPQELLVTTGSQQGFDLLLRVMVGAGDIVLVEQPAYPATLQALKLQQAEVITIPVDQDGLDVVALTALLEAGTLKRAPKLLYTVPTFANPTGATLSHDRRIALLKLAARHQFLVIEDDPYGDLRFAGEAVPSLLALSAQVPGSRDWLVHFSSLSKIVAPGLRVGWTVAHAEILRRCTVAKQTVDLCTSSLTQVIAAEYLASGALEAHLPQIIAAYALKCRTLCDGLQTHLKDEIAFHRPAGGMFVWGRLGGGFDASVYLKACIEQNVMFVPGVAFYKDNVDLASLRLSFAAPGVSDIEEGVLRLKRALDAFGGA